From Maylandia zebra isolate NMK-2024a linkage group LG11, Mzebra_GT3a, whole genome shotgun sequence, one genomic window encodes:
- the zgc:174888 gene encoding uncharacterized protein zgc:174888, whose protein sequence is MTLRVLLLLSLLTAPCGGCEFDLEGVKNIKGTIDSSSAGFRTVFPKDYYVVHRYTRHMLCDTDPCCVFPAAYVLHDSWQVLLTNLWEEHLNHSLVVELTRTLDKIISKNRNMEMFREETDLSQFSLVSSSPEELLKLTSELFSRWIQIGCPPSIETCTLPNLPPSVERKDYSPSRARLLTTRAVDNMKSGRIIDTPPLSSGVPPSYSAFVWSSLLLRLYWCLLP, encoded by the exons ATGACACTGCGAG TTCTACTGTTGCTGTCATTACTAACTGCCCCATGTGGTGGATGTGAGTTTGACCTGGAAGGTGTGAAAAATATCAAAGGGACCATCGATTCGAGTTCAGCAGGCTTT CGCACAGTGTTTCCTAAGGATTACTATGTGGTACATCGATATACAAGACACATGCTCTGTGACACCGATCCG TGTTGCGTGTTCCCTGCTGCGTATGTCCTCCATGATTCTTGGCAAGTGCTCCTGACAAACCTCTGGGAGGAACACTTAAATCACTCTCTTGTTGTGGAACTTACACGGACACTGGATAAAATTATTAGCAAGAACAGAAACATGGAA ATGTTTCGGGAGGAGACAGACTTATCCCAGTTCTCCTTGGTGTCTTCCTCTCCAGAAGAACTCCTAAAGTTAACATCAGAACTTTTTAGCCGGTGGATTCAAATTGGGTGCCCACCTTCAATTGAAACATGCACCCTGCCCAACTTGCCACCGTCTGTTGAAAGGAAGGACTACAGCCCATCAAGGGCCAGACTTTTAACCACTAGAGCGGTAGACAATATGAAATCTGGCAGGATTATAGACACACCGCCACTGTCCAGTGGGGTTCCCCCATCATATTCTGCATTTGTTTGGAGCTCCTTATTATTAAGACTCTACTGGTGTTTGCTACCATAG
- the flcn gene encoding folliculin isoform X1, which produces MNALVALCHFCELHGPRTLFCTEALHPPSPSPSSQVGAQMPGDRDGDRDGEGLTMKANSSATQKEMCEGCRSLPASHPGFVSIDDETGIRFLSHQHPRQPQLFSVVRQACVRSLSCEVISDMFMWVLSVGFNRLITDILRCVFCLFWCQVCPGREGPIFFGDEQHGFVFSHTFFIKDSLARGFQRWYSIVMVAMDRIYLINSWPFLLRHLKLTIQSLQSTALKVFDNEQGVCPQRAVRMNSAFSPAVFPHQRSGNAARSLTSLTQHPNLWASLHSSFSWLLKACGSRLTEKLLEGAPTEDTLVLIERQTEQEEEMSCWEGAEGGASKTQRHLSETELAHNFLSDDTKLDELPGPKFRSLRHLRQVLGAPDFRQLAWHVLMGNQVIWRGADPVLIQSAFTVLKSLLPVGCVRSVPYSSQYEEAYKCNFLGLCPDVPIPAHVSSSEFTVLVDVTSERSCHIPAVREDDISSLYQFTITSANTQPIDRGPALLNKLEVALCNENLSVDVVSHCLLCLKEEWMNKVKVLFKFSKVDGRGREDTQKVLALLGATGPGEEDNVRLLKYWMTGLSKTYKSHLMTAVRGGERSPSQ; this is translated from the exons ATGAATGCTCTGGTGGCTCTCTGTCACTTCTGTGAGCTCCATGGCCCTCGAACCCTGTTCTGCACTGAGGCACTACACCCGCCTTCCCCATCCCCTTCATCCCAGGTAGGTGCCCAAATGCCAGGGGACCGAGATGGTGACCGTGATGGTGAAGGTCTAACCATGAAGGCCAACAGCTCAGCCACACAGAAAGAAATGTGTGAG GGTTGCCGATCCTTGCCTGCATCTCACCCGGGCTTTGTTAGCATTGATGATGAAACAGGCATCCGCTTCCTTAGTCACCAGCACCCCAGACAGCCCCAGCTTTTCAGCGTGGTCCGACAGGCTTGCGTACGCAGTCTCAGCTGTGAGGTAATTAGTGACATGTTTATGTGGGTGTTGTCTGTGGGCTTTAATCGGCTGATTACTGATATACTTcgttgtgttttctgtttgttttggtgTCAGGTGTGTCCCGGACGTGAAGGGCCCATTTTTTTTGGAGACGAGCAACATGGATTTGTGTTCTCACACACCTTCTTTATCAAAGACAGTCTCGCTAGAGGCTTCCAGCGTTGGTACAGTATTGTTATGGTAGCCATGGACAGAATCTACCTTATAAACTCCTGGCCTTTCCTGCTGCGTCACCTGAAGCTTACTATACAGAGTCTGCAGAGCACAGCTCTAAAG GTGTTTGACAATGAACAGGGAGTTTGTCCCCAGCGAGCTGTGAGGATGAACAGTGCATTTTCACCTGCAGTTTTTCCACACCAAAGGAGCGGCAATGCAGCCCGATCGCTGACTTCGCTCACCCAGCATCCTAACCTCTGGGCCAGCCTGCACTCCTCCTTTAGCTG GTTACTTAAAGCTTGTGGTAGCCGTCTGACGGAGAAGCTCCTGGAAGGAGCCCCCACCGAGGACACTCTGGTGCTCATAGAGAGACAAACGG AGCAAGAGGAGGAAATGAGCTGCTGGGAGGGAGCAGAAGGAGGTGCTTCAAAGACGCAGAGACACCTGTCAGAGACCGAGCTGGCCCACAACTTCCTGAGCGATGATACAAAACTGGATGAATTACCTGGTCCAAAATTTAGGTCACTGAGGCATTTGAGACAG GTCCTCGGGGCTCCTGACTTTCGACAGCTAGCCTGGCACGTGCTCATGGGAAATCAGGTCATATGGAGAGGTGCAGATCCAGTTCTCATCCAGTCAGCTTTTACAGTGCTAAAG TCTTTGCTCCCGGTAGGCTGTGTGCGCTCCGTGCCATACAGCTCTCAGTACGAGGAGGCCTACAAGTGCAACTTTCTGGGTCTCTGCCCCGATGTGCCTATTCCAGCTCACGTCAGCTCCTCAG AGTTTACAGTGCTCGTGGACGTCacctcagagagaagctgtcaCATCCCAGCTGTAAGAGAAGACGACATCAGCTCGCTTTATCAGTTCACCATCACCAGTGCCAACACACAACCTATAGACAGGG GTCCAGCATTACTGAACAAGCTGGAGGTCGCTCTGTGCAATGAGAACCTGTCGGTGGATGTTGTGTCTCACTGCCTGCTGTGTTTGAAGGAGGAGTGGATGAA taaaGTCAAAGTGCTGTTCAAGTTCTCCAAAGTGGACGGTCGAGGAAGAGAGGACACGCAGAAGGTTCTGGCACTCCTCGGTGCTACGGGGCCCGGGGAAGAGGACAACGTCAGGCTGCTCAAGTACTGGATGACTGGACTTAGCAAAACATACAAGAGCCATTTAATGACAGCTGTCCGAGGAGGGGAGAGGAGCCCCAGCCAGTga
- the grwd1 gene encoding glutamate-rich WD repeat-containing protein 1, translating into MSAPGEHAVEENEMEEMDEAGSDEDEGVEMEEEGAEGEEEKKVYVPGIEPLEPGEELEMDRSAYRMYHECQTGAPCLSFDILRDGDGDSREQFPLSMLLCAGTQADTALKNRLLVMRMYNLHGTEKDKEEEESSDDESDEEEEDEEKKPQMELAMMPHYGGINRVRVTQVGEQSLAAVWSDKGQVEIFDLRSQLEAVHSSAAMAAFIKQQKEAAALFSFSGHMTEGFAIDWSPKVPGRLVSGDCKKNIHVWEPREGGTSWQIDQRPFSSHTKSVEDLQWSPTEATVFASCSVDQSIRIWDIRAPPNSMLSANEAHSSDINVISWNRSEPFLLSGGDDGLLKVWDLRQFKTGRPVANFKQHSAPITSVEWNPVDSSVFAASGADDIVSQWDLSVESCDVGARVEAVRDLPPQLLFLHQGQSEIKEIHWHPQMPGMMVSTALSGFNVFRTISV; encoded by the exons ATGTCTGCGCCCGGTGAACACGCCGTGGAGGAAAACGAGATGGAGGAGATGGACGAAGCAGGCAGCGATGAGGACGAAGGGGTGGAAATGGAAGAGGAAGGggcagagggagaggaggagaagaaagtgTACGTGCCCGGGATCGAGCCGCTTGAGCCCGGGGAGGAGCTGGAGATGGACCGCTCCGCGTACCGCATGTATCACGAGTGCCAGACAG GTGCTCCATGCCTGAGCTTCGACATCTTAAGGGATGGAGATGGAGACAGCAGGGAGCAGTTTCCCCTGTCCATGCTGCTCTGTGCGGGCACGCAGGCGGACACGGCTCTGAAGAACAG acTTTTGGTCATGCGCATGTATAACCTTCATGGAACAGAGAAGgacaaagaggaggaagagagcagCGATGACGAaagtgatgaagaggaggaggatgaagaaaagAAACCACAGATGGAACTGGCCATGATGCCCCACTATGGGGGGATTAACAGAGTCAGG gtgactcaggttGGAGAGCAGTCATTAGCCGCTGTGTGGTCAGACAAGGGACAGGTGGAAATCTTTGATCTCCGATCCCAGCTGGAGGCCGTCCACAGTTCTGCTGCTATGGCTGCATTCATCAAACAGCAGAAGGAGGCAGCAGCGCTCTTCAGTTTCTCAGGGCACATGACTGAAGGCTTTGCAATTGACTGGTCACCTAAAGTACCTG GTCGGCTTGTCAGCGGGGACTGCAAGAAAAACATCCACGTGTGGGAGCCGCGGGAGGGGGGGACTTCCTGGCAGATTGACCAGCGACCTTTCAGCTCCCACACAAAGTCTGTGGAAGATCTGCAGTGGTCGCCTACAGAAGCTACA GTTTTTGCATCTTGTTCAGTGGATCAGTCTATTCGGATCTGGGACATCCGTGCCCCGCCCAATTCAATGCTCTCAGCCAATGAAGCTCACTCATCGGACATCAATGTAATCAGCTGGAACAGGAGCGAACCATTCCTCCTGTCAGGAGGGGACGATGGACTCCTGAAAGTGTGGGATCTGCGACAGTTTAAG ACCGGGCGTCCCGTGGCCAACTTCAAGCAACACAGCGCTCCCATCACCTCGGTGGAGTGGAACCCCGTGGACTCGAGCGTGTTCGCCGCCTCGGGCGCCGACGACATCGTCAGCCAGTGGGATCTGTCTGTGGAGTCGTGCGACGTGGGCGCCAGGGTGGAGGCGGTCAGGGACCTTCCCCCTCAGCTGCTGTTCCTGCACCAGGGTCAGTCTGAGATCAAGGAGATCCACTGGCACCCGCAGATGCCGGGCATGATGGTCTCCACGGCTCTGTCGGGATTCAACGTGTTCAGGACGATATCCGTGTAG
- the cdc42ep5 gene encoding cdc42 effector protein 5, which yields MPLHKSSRASRLDPTMISAPLGDFRHTMHIGRGGDAFGDTSFLSTLGPSSPKPDPASPGIVSSSYHSDLNADAPESLQNNELRHSDSVSSLNLDLDLDLGPSMLGDVLGVMDGLGLHSNQEVVETKQGKGAAAMSVNRQRELNGKNLAEHDGIQVEDSRIPDVNGMKLKGLRPKVRFSDKREEIIRQASEEEESQGFDFQEEDQDLEACNSPVRSESEKGKSPADGGEIEFTNHNADLPPSPASSQSSEYEGVTPLDRRRVGSCHSETDSEEEEEVDEEGRGYTFEDEFDDEIGL from the coding sequence CCCCGCTGGGTGATTTTCGTCACACGATGCACATCGGCAGGGGAGGAGACGCCTTTGGCGATACCTCTTTCCTGTCCACTCTTGGCCCGAGTTCACCCAAACCTGACCCGGCGAGTCCTGGGATTGTTTCTTCTTCCTACCACAGTGATCTTAATGCAGATGCACCAGAAAGCCTGCAGAACAATGAGCTTCGGCACTCTGACTCAGTGTCTTCATTAAACCTGGACCTAGACCTGGACCTGGGTCCATCTATGCTTGGAGATGTACTAGGCGTAATGGATGGTTTGGGGCTCCACTCTAATCAGGAGGTAGTGGAAACAAAGCAGGGGAAAGGGGCTGCGGCGATGTCTGTGAACAGGCAGAGAGAGCTGAATGGGAAGAACTTGGCAGAGCATGACGGAATCCAGGTGGAAGACAGCAGGATACCAGATGTGAACGGGATGAAGCTAAAGGGGTTACGACCAAAGGTGAGATTCAGCGATAAACGGGAGGAGATCATTCGTCAGGCATCGGAAGAGGAAGAAAGTCAAGGGTTTGACTTCCAGGAAGAGGATCAGGATCTGGAAGCATGTAATAGCCCAGTGAGGAGTGAGAGCGAGAAAGGCAAAAGTCCAGCTGATGGAGGTGAAATTGAGTTCACCAATCACAATGCAGATTTGCCGCCCAGTCCTGCCTCGTCACAAAGCTCCGAGTATGAAGGGGTCACCCCATTGGACAGGAGGAGGGTTGGCAGCTGCCATTCAGAGACTGattcagaggaggaggaggaggtggatgaAGAAGGACGAGGCTACACATTTGAAGATGAGTTTGATGATGAAATCGGTTTATAG
- the flcn gene encoding folliculin isoform X2, whose translation MNALVALCHFCELHGPRTLFCTEALHPPSPSPSSQVGAQMPGDRDGDRDGEGLTMKANSSATQKEMCEGCRSLPASHPGFVSIDDETGIRFLSHQHPRQPQLFSVVRQACVRSLSCEVCPGREGPIFFGDEQHGFVFSHTFFIKDSLARGFQRWYSIVMVAMDRIYLINSWPFLLRHLKLTIQSLQSTALKVFDNEQGVCPQRAVRMNSAFSPAVFPHQRSGNAARSLTSLTQHPNLWASLHSSFSWLLKACGSRLTEKLLEGAPTEDTLVLIERQTEQEEEMSCWEGAEGGASKTQRHLSETELAHNFLSDDTKLDELPGPKFRSLRHLRQVLGAPDFRQLAWHVLMGNQVIWRGADPVLIQSAFTVLKSLLPVGCVRSVPYSSQYEEAYKCNFLGLCPDVPIPAHVSSSEFTVLVDVTSERSCHIPAVREDDISSLYQFTITSANTQPIDRGPALLNKLEVALCNENLSVDVVSHCLLCLKEEWMNKVKVLFKFSKVDGRGREDTQKVLALLGATGPGEEDNVRLLKYWMTGLSKTYKSHLMTAVRGGERSPSQ comes from the exons ATGAATGCTCTGGTGGCTCTCTGTCACTTCTGTGAGCTCCATGGCCCTCGAACCCTGTTCTGCACTGAGGCACTACACCCGCCTTCCCCATCCCCTTCATCCCAGGTAGGTGCCCAAATGCCAGGGGACCGAGATGGTGACCGTGATGGTGAAGGTCTAACCATGAAGGCCAACAGCTCAGCCACACAGAAAGAAATGTGTGAG GGTTGCCGATCCTTGCCTGCATCTCACCCGGGCTTTGTTAGCATTGATGATGAAACAGGCATCCGCTTCCTTAGTCACCAGCACCCCAGACAGCCCCAGCTTTTCAGCGTGGTCCGACAGGCTTGCGTACGCAGTCTCAGCTGTGAG GTGTGTCCCGGACGTGAAGGGCCCATTTTTTTTGGAGACGAGCAACATGGATTTGTGTTCTCACACACCTTCTTTATCAAAGACAGTCTCGCTAGAGGCTTCCAGCGTTGGTACAGTATTGTTATGGTAGCCATGGACAGAATCTACCTTATAAACTCCTGGCCTTTCCTGCTGCGTCACCTGAAGCTTACTATACAGAGTCTGCAGAGCACAGCTCTAAAG GTGTTTGACAATGAACAGGGAGTTTGTCCCCAGCGAGCTGTGAGGATGAACAGTGCATTTTCACCTGCAGTTTTTCCACACCAAAGGAGCGGCAATGCAGCCCGATCGCTGACTTCGCTCACCCAGCATCCTAACCTCTGGGCCAGCCTGCACTCCTCCTTTAGCTG GTTACTTAAAGCTTGTGGTAGCCGTCTGACGGAGAAGCTCCTGGAAGGAGCCCCCACCGAGGACACTCTGGTGCTCATAGAGAGACAAACGG AGCAAGAGGAGGAAATGAGCTGCTGGGAGGGAGCAGAAGGAGGTGCTTCAAAGACGCAGAGACACCTGTCAGAGACCGAGCTGGCCCACAACTTCCTGAGCGATGATACAAAACTGGATGAATTACCTGGTCCAAAATTTAGGTCACTGAGGCATTTGAGACAG GTCCTCGGGGCTCCTGACTTTCGACAGCTAGCCTGGCACGTGCTCATGGGAAATCAGGTCATATGGAGAGGTGCAGATCCAGTTCTCATCCAGTCAGCTTTTACAGTGCTAAAG TCTTTGCTCCCGGTAGGCTGTGTGCGCTCCGTGCCATACAGCTCTCAGTACGAGGAGGCCTACAAGTGCAACTTTCTGGGTCTCTGCCCCGATGTGCCTATTCCAGCTCACGTCAGCTCCTCAG AGTTTACAGTGCTCGTGGACGTCacctcagagagaagctgtcaCATCCCAGCTGTAAGAGAAGACGACATCAGCTCGCTTTATCAGTTCACCATCACCAGTGCCAACACACAACCTATAGACAGGG GTCCAGCATTACTGAACAAGCTGGAGGTCGCTCTGTGCAATGAGAACCTGTCGGTGGATGTTGTGTCTCACTGCCTGCTGTGTTTGAAGGAGGAGTGGATGAA taaaGTCAAAGTGCTGTTCAAGTTCTCCAAAGTGGACGGTCGAGGAAGAGAGGACACGCAGAAGGTTCTGGCACTCCTCGGTGCTACGGGGCCCGGGGAAGAGGACAACGTCAGGCTGCTCAAGTACTGGATGACTGGACTTAGCAAAACATACAAGAGCCATTTAATGACAGCTGTCCGAGGAGGGGAGAGGAGCCCCAGCCAGTga